Genomic DNA from Brassica rapa cultivar Chiifu-401-42 chromosome A04, CAAS_Brap_v3.01, whole genome shotgun sequence:
ATCAAAGCTTTTCGGTTCGATTTATCTACTTGTAGCCATGTCTCAGGTAGTTTTGCCTTTCAcctctcctttttcttctttattttttgatcTCTGCTTCCTTTTGGTTTTACGTCTGCTTATTGACAACAACGATGACTTCAAGCAATAGATGTCTTTTCATGTTCGTTGCCAAAAGATGCTAACAATTCTTTAGGATTAACGTTCATCAATTTTTTAGTAATCTGCCGATTCAACCGATACATATGGACGGTTAATATTTTGAACTAAATGATATTAAATCATGAAATAGAAGAAATAGATTAATTGGTCTTGGCACCATCTGTATTTCAAACGTTTGAGTGTCAGTTTAAGGTCTTTTAAGATATTGGAGTTTATTTGTTAAAGTACAAATAATAAAACGTAAAGTTAATTGTTAGTTAATGAAAAGCCCTTGATGTATTACCAATACATGCAGACCGTGGTCCTCAAAGTTGGTATGTCATGCCAAGGATGCGTTGGTGCCGTCAATAGAGTCCTAGGCAAAATGGAAGGTATTTtctctaaatttttatttcatatgtattttatattaattctTCTTATATATTAGTTATACACACatcacatatataaatataattcatGTGTGCTGTATACTAAACCTTCTAGAATCTATCAAACAATTTCAGGTGTTGAGTCATTTGACATTGATATAAAGGAACAAAAGGTGACAGTGAAAGGTAGAGTTGAGCCTGAGGCAGTTTTTCAAACAGTTTCCAAGACTGGAAAAAAGACTTCTTACTGGCCCGTGGAGACTGAGGCTGAGCCTAAAGCCGAGGTTGAGCCTAAGGCGGAGACTGAGACAAATGCTGAAGCTGAGACCAAGACTGAAGGTAAGGTTGTTGAGGTACTGGATGCTAAGGTTGATGCTACTAAGGTCGAGCCTGAGGCTAATGTTGAACCGAAATTCGCAGAAACGGAGACTAAGACCGAGGGTAAGGCTGATGATGAGGTACTTGATGCCAAGGTTGATCCTAAGGTCGATGCTAAGGCTGACGTTGAACCGAAACTCGTTGAAGCCGAGACTAAGCCACCACAAGTTTAATTACTAAAGATTGTAATGATGCTTTCAATCCATATTTGCAATGTTTCTTATTATCTTATGTTTATCTGTTCTTGTAATAACTAAGAAATGTATCCGATTTAGTCAAAAATGTTTTCTCTAAACAATATGCTCGACCCATGTAGTACCGACTTCAATTTAACTAAATATAGACATCAGAAATCTTAACCGATCGCATTCTTCGGTATGTCAAAGGAACCATATCGCATGGTCTGCAACTCAACCGATCAGCTCCTACAAGTTTGATCGACTA
This window encodes:
- the LOC103863110 gene encoding copper transport protein CCH isoform X2 → MSQTVVLKVGMSCQGCVGAVNRVLGKMEGVESFDIDIKEQKVTVKGRVEPEAVFQTVSKTGKKTSYWPVETEAEPKAEVEPKAETETNAEAETKTEETETKTEGKADDEVLDAKVDPKVDAKADVEPKLVEAETKPPQV
- the LOC103863110 gene encoding copper transport protein CCH isoform X1 produces the protein MSQTVVLKVGMSCQGCVGAVNRVLGKMEGVESFDIDIKEQKVTVKGRVEPEAVFQTVSKTGKKTSYWPVETEAEPKAEVEPKAETETNAEAETKTEGKVVEVLDAKVDATKVEPEANVEPKFAETETKTEGKADDEVLDAKVDPKVDAKADVEPKLVEAETKPPQV